Proteins co-encoded in one Setaria viridis chromosome 9, Setaria_viridis_v4.0, whole genome shotgun sequence genomic window:
- the LOC117835845 gene encoding uncharacterized protein — MRWPPPISHRRRPFLLLVLLVALYSIPGAFSLRHVTLNTVEIFTTHEWFGKPTVYFRCNGENKTNLPDVKEAHMLYAFKGEESWQPLAELPEKKCKRCGLYEEDAFKPADVFDEWEMCSSDFKDGKYTRFKENQFNATFLCPNCTASAGDHGNGEHSSEVETNKASVPVIIVVSVLASVLVIIALFGGYKYWQKKKRERDHARFLKLFEEGDDLEDELGLSNEF, encoded by the exons atgaggtggccgccgccgatctcgcatcgccgccgccccttcctcctcctcgtcctcctcgtcgccctcTACTCGATTCCTG GGGCTTTTTCATTGAGGCATGTCACGCTCAATACGGTTGAGATATTTACTACTCATGAATGGTTTGGCAAGCCAACAGTGTATTTCCGTTGCAATGGAGAGAACAAGACAAATTTGCCAGACGTCAAGGAGGCACACATGCTCTATGCCTTTAAGGGTGAAGAATCATGGCAG CCATTAGCAGAGCTTCCAGAAAAGAAATGCAAGCGGTGTGGTCTGTATGAAGAGGACGCATTTAAACCTGCCGATGTATTTGATGAATGGGAGATGTGTTCTAGTGATTTCAAGGATGGAAAATATACCCGCTTTAAGGAAAACCAGTTCAATGCAACATTCCTATGCCCAAACTGTACTGCTTCTGCTG GTGATCATGGAAACGGTGAGCATAGCTCGGAGGTGGAAACTAATAAGGCATCTGTTCCAGTTATCATTGTAGTTAGTGTTCTTGCTTCAGTACTTGTCATCATTGCCTTGTTTGGGGGCTATAAGTActggcagaagaagaagagagagcgAGACCATGCACGATTCCTCAAGCTCTTTGAAGAGGGAGATGACCTTGAAGACGAACTGGGGCTTAGCAATGAATTCTAA
- the LOC117836419 gene encoding uncharacterized protein produces MSRLAAAALRRSVVASRDPFSSLLAATAPASARLFSADASGEVAASAADSQNDPFLKSSSEGLAYGRFYSNIGGGNRIEKNMLKTDILHHLDRCGLSLDDVKIDYNRGFTPLGALLRFPSKAAFTTAIRQTSQIRLYKMDMISRDVWDLKQSFDGKAVLLQGVPRNALPEDIERFLCGTNFEPPPFESFLRPGVPEPIKMVLVKFRTKTDAMNAFITKNKSFCLNNQVSMRVLQ; encoded by the exons ATGTCGAggctcgcggccgccgccctccgccgcagcGTCGTCGCATCGAGGGATCCCTTCTCCTCGCTCTTGGCCGCTACCGCGCCGGCGTCCGCTCGGCTCTTCTCCGCGGATGCATCCGGCGAAGTCGCTGCCTCGGCCGCGGACTCGCAGAACGACCCTTTCCTCAAGTCATCCAGCGAAG GATTGGCCTATGGAAGGTTCTACAGTAACATTGGCGGGGGAAACCGTATTGAAAAGAACATGTTGAAAACTGACATTCTCCATCACCTCGACAGATGTGGATTGTCATTGGATGATGTGAAGATTGATTACAACAGGGGATTTACTCCTTTGGGCGC TTTATTGAGGTTTCCTTCAAAGGCAGCGTTTACCACAGCAATTAGGCAAACAAGTCAGATTCGTCTGTACAAGATGGACATG ATAAGTCGTGATGTGTGGGATCTCAAACAGTCTTTTGATGGAAAAGCT GTACTTTTGCAAGGAGTTCCACGGAATGCCCTGCCAGAGGACATAGAACGCTTTTTGTGTGGCACTAACTTTGAACCTCCGCCATTTGAAAGCTTTCTCAG ACCTGGTGTCCCAGAGCCCATAAAAATGGTGCTGGTTAAATTCCGTACAAAGACCGATGCGATGAATGCCTTCATTACCAAAAACAAGAGTTTCTGTCTGAACAATCAAGTTAGCATGCGTGTTCTTCAGTAA
- the LOC117836418 gene encoding ABC transporter C family member 3: MPSIAAAAMAATPTGEEPLDFFLQPLFLHGVSAAAHLILAVTVVGRFLFRRLPIFADRAKDSDVGGEAGRGVVGFRCYAVAVCTTWALAAFQLVLAAYSWYADAGAGWSRDAIAERGDAAARAVAWLLLAAYLQFGVGRRRHQERFPAPLRLWWALFMLLSVVAAGVHAAARLDGLLVPGRSWAHDAVSVVAAVVLLSAGFLGRRDRRGGHSSEEPLLIGAHEAADENSSSATDTSLLTGAGFLSVLTFSWMAPLLAVGHAKTLVLDDVPGLEPGDSVAGLLSRFKANLEALTGDGDSSGRNVVTAFKLTKALVRTVWWHVAVTAFYALVYNVATYVGPYLIDSLVQYLNGDERYASQGQLLVLVFIVAKVLECLSQRHWFFRLQQAGMRARSALVAVVYQKSLALSGQSRRSRTNGEMINIVSVDADRVDAFAWYMHEIWLLPLQVGMAMFILYSTLGLASLAALGATVVIMLANVPPGNMQEKFQEKLMDSKDVRMKATSEILHNMRILKLQGWEMRFLSKIIELRKTETNWLKKYLYTSATVTFVFWGTPTFVAVVTFGACMLMGIPLESGKVLSALATFRVLQEPIYGLPDFVQMLIKTKVSLDRIASFLCLEELPSDAVQRLPSGRSDFAININNGCFSWEASPEVTTLKDLNFKVRPGMRVAVCGTVGSGKSSLLSCILGEIPKLSGEVQICGTTAYVSQSAWIQSGKIQENILFGKEMNKEKYDRVLESCSLKKDLEILPFGDQTIIGERGINLSGGQKQRIQIARALYQDADIYLFDDPFSAVDAHTGSHLFKECLLGDLASKTVVYVTHQIEFLPSADLILVMKDGRIAQAGKYDEILGSGEEFMELVVAHKDALTTLDAIDAMNGGGNVSSSCSGTAKLKLSRSLSSSEKKEKANEDEGNAQSGQLVQEEETKKGSVGFWVYWNYLTVAYRGALVPFVLLAQILFQVLQIASNYWMAWAAPVSKDVEPPVSMSTLLYVYVALALGSSWCVLVRSLFLATAAYKTATLLFNKMHMSIFRAPMSFFDSTPSGRILNRASTDQSEVDTNIADQMGSVAFSIIQLVGIVVVMSQVAWQVFVLFIPVFAACVWYQRYYIDTARELQRLVGVCKAPIIQHFAESITGLTTIRSFGKENQFVATNSHLIDAYSQPRFYNMGARYWLCFRLDALSALIFAFSLIFLINLPTGLINPGIAGLAITYGLNLNMLQARVVWGMCNLENKIISVERILQYISIPAEPPLYMSGDKLTHNWPSDGEIQLYNLHVKYAPQLPFVLKGLTVTFPGGMKTGIVGRTGSGKSTLIQAIFRIVDPTIGQIIIDGVDICTIGLHDLRSRLSIIPQEPTMFEGTVRSNLDPLGEYTDNQIWEALDCCQLGDEVRKKELKLDSPVIENGENWSVGQRQLVCLGRVILKRSKILVLDEATASVDTATDNLIQKTLRQQFLETTVITIAHRITSVLDSDMVLLLNNGVAIEHDTPTKLLEDKSSLFSKLVSEYTMRSTAYIDDE, translated from the exons ATGCCCTCGATCGCCGCAGCCGCGATGGCGGCAACGCCGACCGGTGAGGAACCCCTCGATTTCTTCCTGCAACCGCTGTTCCTCCACGGCGTGAGTGCCGCGGCCCACCTCATCCTCGCGGTCACCGTCGTGGGGCGCTTCCtcttccgccgcctccccatCTTCGCCGACCGCGCCAAGGACAGTGACGTGGGGGGAGAAGCCGGCCGCGGCGTAGTCGGGTTCCGGTGCTACGCAGTCGCAGTCTGCACCACGTGGGCTCTGGCGGCGTTCCAGCTCGTCCTGGCTGCGTACTCGTGGTATGCGGACGCTGGCGCCGGCTGGTCTCGCGACGCGATCGCGGAACggggggacgcggcggcgcgcgcggtggcgTGGCTGCTGCTCGCCGCGTACCTGCAGTTTGgcgtcggccggcggcggcatcaggAGCGGTTCCCCGCGCCGCTCAGACTCTGGTGGGCGCTCTTCATGCTGctctccgtcgtcgccgccggcgtccacgCGGCGGCGCGCCTCGACGGGCTCCTCGTGCCCGGTCGGTCGTGGGCGCACGACGCCGTCTCTGTTGTTGCAGCAGTGGTTCTACTCTCAGCCGGGTTCCTTGGAAGGAGGGATCGACGCGGCGGCCATTCTTCCGAGGAGCCTCTGCTAATCGGCGCGCACGAGGCGGCTGATGAGAACAGCAGCAGCGCCACCGACACATCCTTGCTCACTGGCGCCGGCTTTCTCAGCGTGCTCACCTTCTCGTGGATGGCGCCCCTGCTCGCCGTCGGCCACGCGAAGACCCTCGTCCTGGACGACGTCCCGGGCCTCGAACCCGGCGACAGCGTTGCTGGCCTGCTCTCCCGGTTCAAGGCGAACCTCGAGGCGctcaccggcgacggcgacagctCCGGCCGGAACGTCGTCACGGCGTTCAAGCTCACCAAAGCCCTGGTGCGCACCGTGTGGTGGCACGTCGCGGTGACCGCGTTCTACGCGCTGGTCTACAACGTCGCCACCTACGTCGGCCCGTACCTCATAGACTCCCTGGTGCAGTACCTCAACGGCGACGAGAGGTACGCGAGCCAGGGGcagctcctcgtcctcgtcttcATCGTCGCCAAGGTGCTCGAGTGCCTGTCGCAGCGGCACTGGTTCTTCCGCTTACAGCAGGCCGGGATGCGCGCGCGGTcggcgctcgtcgccgtcgtgtACCAGAAGAGCCTCGCGCTTTCCGGCCAATCGAGGCGGAGCCGCACCAACGGGGAGATGATCAACATCGTCAGCGTCGACGCCGACCGCGTCGACGCCTTCGCGTGGTACATGCACGAGATCTGGCTGCTGCCGCTGCAAGTAGGCATGGCGATGTTCATCCTCTACTCCACCCTCGGGCTCGCCTCGCTCGCGGCGCTCGGCGCCACCGTGGTCATCATGCTTGCCAACGTGCCCCCGGGAAATATGCAGGAGAAGTTCCAGGAGAAGCTGATGGACAGCAAGGACGTCAGGATGAAGGCGACGTCCGAGATCCTGCACAACATGAGGATTCTGAAGCTGCAGGGGTGGGAGATGAGATTCTTGTCCAAGATCATCGAGTTGAGGAAGACGGAGACCAACTGGCTAAAGAAGTACCTCTACACATCGGCCACGGTGACCTTCGTGTTCTGGGGGACCCCGACCTTTGTTGCTGTGGTGACCTTTGGAGCTTGCATGCTCATGGGGATCCCGTTGGAGTCAGGGAAGGTGCTGTCTGCATTGGCCACATTCCGGGTGCTGCAGGAACCGATATATGGCCTTCCTGACTTTGTCCAAATGTTGATTAAGACCAAGGTGTCCCTTGACAGGATAGCATCATTCCTGTGCCTCGAGGAGCTGCCGAGTGATGCTGTGCAGAGGCTGCCAAGTGGTAGGTCTGACTTTGCAATCAACATCAATAATGGGTGCTTCTCCTGGGAAGCCTCACCTGAAGTCACAACGCTGAAGGACCTCAACTTCAAAGTTAGGCCAGGCATGCGTGTTGCAGTTTGTGGAACAGTTGGCTCTGGCAAATCGAGCTTGCTATCTTGCATTCTTGGTGAGATTCCAAAGTTGTCTGGAGAGGTTCAGATCTGTGGGACGACAGCATATGTCAGTCAGTCGGCATGGATACAGAGCGGCAAAATTCAGGAGAATATACTGTTTGGAAAGGAGATGAACAAAGAGAAGTATGACAGAGTCCTTGAGTCATGCTCTCTGAAGAAAGACTTGGAGATCTTGCCATTTGGTGACCAGACGATCATCGGCGAGCGAGGCATCAACCTTAGTGGCGGGCAGAAGCAAAGGATTCAGATAGCCCGTGCTTTGTATCAGGATGCTGACATCTATTTGTTCGATGATCCATTCAGTGCAGTTGATGCGCATACAGGATCCCACCTTTTTAAG GAATGCTTGCTTGGTGATTTGGCTTCAAAAACAGTGGTTTATGTCACTCATCAGATTGAATTCCTACCTTCTGCAGATCTCATTCTT GTCATGAAAGATGGGAGAATAGCACAAGCAGGAAAGTACGACGAGATACTGGGTTCAGGGGAAGAGTTCATGGAGCTAGTTGTTGCTCACAAGGATGCTCTAACGACATTGGACGCGATTGATGCCATGAATGGTGGAGGCAATGTGTCCTCCTCTTGCAGTGGCACAGCAAAGCTGAAGCTATCAAGATCACTGTCATCAtctgagaagaaagaaaaagccaACGAAGACGAAGGCAATGCTCAGAGTGGGCAGCTGGTGCAGGAAGAAGAAACGAAGAAAGGCAGCGTGGGGTTCTGGGTCTACTGGAATTACCTCACCGTAGCTTATAGGGGAGCTCTTGTACCATTTGTGTTGCTAGCGCAGATACTTTTTCAAGTACTTCAAATTGCAAGCAATTACTGGATGGCTTGGGCAGCTCCCGTGTCGAAGGATGTGGAGCCTCCAGTGAGCATGTCAACACTGCTCTATGTCTATGTCGCATTGGCTCTTGGAAGCTCATGGTGCGTCCTCGTAAGATCGCTGTTCCTTGCAACAGCTGCATACAAGACAGCGACTTTGTTATTCAACAAGATGCATATGTCCATATTCAGAGCTCCTATGTCTTTCTTTGATTCCACTCCGAGTGGGCGCATCTTGAATAGG GCTTCAACTGATCAAAGCGAAGTGGACACCAACATTGCTGACCAGATGGGCTCTGTGGCATTTTCCATCATTCAGCTTGTTGGAATTGTAGTGGTGATGTCTCAGGTCGCATGGCAGGTCTTTGTTCTTTTCATTCCTGTATTTGCTGCATGTGTCTGGTATCAG AGATATTACATTGATACAGCCAGGGAGCTGCAAAGGCTAGTAGGAGTTTGCAAAGCTCCTATCATACAACATTTTGCAGAATCAATAACAGGATTAACTACCATTAGAAGTTTCGGCAAGGAAAATCAGTTTGTAGCAACTAATAGCCATCTAATAGATGCCTACTCTCAACCAAGATTCTACAACATGGGGGCAAGGTATTGGCTTTGCTTCCGTCTGGATGCATTGTCAGCTCTTATATTTGCCTTCTCTTTGATATTTTTGATCAATCTGCCCACCGGTCTTATCAATCCAG GTATTGCTGGTCTTGCTATCACATATGGGCTTAATCTGAACATGCTGCAAGCCAGGGTTGTCTGGGGTATGTGCAATTTGGAGAATAAGATTATATCAGTAGAGAGAATTCTGCAATATATAAGCATTCCTGCAGAGCCCCCGCTTTACATGTCAGGAGATAAGTTGACTCATAACTGGCCATCTGATGGAGAAATTCAGCTCTACAATCTCCAT GTGAAATATGCCCCACAACTGCCGTTTGTTCTGAAGGGCCTTACAGTCACTTTTCCTGGGGGCATGAAGACAGGTATTGTTGGAAGAACAGGAAGTGGCAAATCAACCCTCATTCAGGCCATTTTCCGTATTGTGGACCCTACTATTGGACAGATAATAATAGATGGCGTCGATATTTGCACCATTGGACTGCATGATCTGAGATCCAGACTGAGCATCATCCCACAAGAGCCAACGATGTTTGAGGGAACTGTTAGAAGTAACCTCGATCCTCTTGGGGAGTACACTGATAATCAAATCTGGGAG GCCTTGGATTGTTGTCAGCTAGGGGACGAAGTTAGGAAGAAGGAGCTGAAGCTTGATTCACCAG TGATAGAGAATGGTGAGAACTGGAGTGTAGGCCAGCGTCAGCTTGTCTGTCTTGGTAGGGTAATTCTGAAACGGAGTAAGATCCTTGTTCTGGATGAAGCCACTGCTTCGGTGGATACTGCAACTGACAACTTGATCCAGAAAACGCTTAGGCAGCAGTTTTTGGAGACGACAGTCATCACCATTGCGCACAGAATTACTTCAGTTCTTGACAGTGACATGGTGCTCCTTCTTAACAACG GTGTAGCCATTGAGCACGACACGCCAACCAAATTGCTGGAGGACAAGTCGTCTCTGTTCTCAAAGCTCGTTTCAGAATATACAATGAGGTCCACTGCATACATAGATGACGAGTGA